In Nicotiana tabacum cultivar K326 chromosome 19, ASM71507v2, whole genome shotgun sequence, one DNA window encodes the following:
- the LOC107799393 gene encoding RING-H2 finger protein ATL52-like, with the protein MGSIGNTNPWAPFDSYKDCSQGICSVYCPQWCYFLLPPPPPDDKSDDSTTAFSPLIIAIIGILASAFLLVSYYTIITKYCRRRRSRNAATELEANRNETPQDQWQVATAGLDESTIKAITVCKFKKGEGLVEDTECAVCLSEFQEDENLRLLPKCSHAFHLPCIDTWLKSHSNCPLCRANVVSSPSQSLPPPIPSSAAPLHSLNINALQFQRQNDLILVVDDHERIHREEVVVSLVCDVSTKNSSRENSEFRRSMSLGEFSRQHNLLVADMLRITEDNEEEFVCNPVSIKRSVSTGRCTFSGQK; encoded by the coding sequence ATGGGATCTATTGGAAATACAAATCCATGGGCACCTTTTGATAGTTATAAGGATTGTTCACAAGGGATTTGTAGTGTCTATTGTCCACAATGGTGTTACTTCCTTCTTCCTCCACCTCCTCCTGATGATAAATCAGATGATTCTACCACAGCTTTTTCCCCTCTCATCATAGCAATCATCGGTATCTTAGCGAGTGCTTTCCTTCTTGTTAGCTACTATACAATCATCACTAAGTATTGTAGGAGGAGGAGGAGCAGAAATGCAGCCACAGAGTTGGAAGCCAATCGAAACGAGACGCCTCAAGATCAATGGCAAGTTGCTACTGCTGGATTGGATGAGTCAACTATTAAGGCAATCACAGTATGCAAGTTCAAGAAAGGTGAAGGATTGGTTGAAGATACTGAATGTGCTGTTTGTTTGAGTGAGTTTCAAGAAGATGAGAACCTTAGGCTTTTGCCTAAATGCAGCCATGCTTTTCATTTACCTTGTATTGATACTTGGTTGAAATCTCATTCTAATTGCCCTCTTTGTAGGGCTAATGTAGTATCATCTCCCAGTCAATCATTACCCCCTCCTATTCCTTCTTCAGCAGCTCCTCttcattctttaaacataaatgCTCTTCAATTTCAAAGACAAAATGACTTGATCTTAGTGGTGGATGATCACGAAAGAATTCATCGCGAAGAGGTTGTTGTTAGCCTTGTTTGTGATGTTTCAACAAAGAACAGCTCAAGGGAAAATTCTGAATTCAGAAGATCAATGTCTTTAGGTGAATTTTCAAGGCAGCATAATCTTCTAGTAGCTGATATGCTGAGAATAACTGAAGATAATGAGGAAGAATTTGTCTGCAATCCTGTTTCTATAAAGAGATCTGTCTCCACAGGAAGATGCACATTCTCAGGACAGAAATAA